A window of the Candidatus Saccharibacteria bacterium oral taxon 488 genome harbors these coding sequences:
- the dnaA gene encoding chromosomal replication initiator protein DnaA yields the protein MNSQAIWQGVLGEIEVSIPPSSFSTWFKSTELDIISDNEVAVLSPNPFVLTQLEKRYYQRIADGLKRNGLAVSTIHFRPKKVATRRQRLNRDEPNSAAADQPIIKQSKKSATNLNPRYTFDNFIVGSSNDLAHAACQAIAANPGTKYNPLYLYGGSGLGKTHLMQAVGNEIIKRQPSARVLYTTTETFVSEFLDSIRFKKKGFSDKYRNVDVLIVDDMQFIANKEKTQDEFFHTFNDLHQNDKQIIISSDKPPKSIPTLTDRLRSRFEWGMTIDVQMPDYETRCAIVTAKAGLSNIELSADVIEYLATNFKTNIRELEGALNQLLAYAEMQNITPDAETAEGLLGNIKRSRPQHITAKQIIDKTARHFGVEVKDVCSPKRDKYIMQPRQIAMYLLRSELKMSFPKIAQELGRKDHTTAIHSVDKISKEMLISVNVREQINDIRDKLYV from the coding sequence GTGAATAGTCAAGCTATTTGGCAGGGGGTGCTGGGTGAAATTGAAGTTTCAATTCCACCGTCGTCATTTTCGACTTGGTTTAAATCGACTGAGCTTGACATTATCTCCGATAACGAGGTGGCTGTCCTGTCACCCAACCCTTTCGTGTTGACACAACTAGAGAAACGCTATTATCAGCGCATCGCTGACGGTTTGAAACGAAATGGCCTTGCGGTCTCGACGATTCATTTTCGACCAAAAAAGGTGGCTACTCGGAGACAACGCCTCAATCGCGATGAACCAAATTCAGCGGCGGCCGACCAACCGATCATCAAGCAGTCTAAAAAATCAGCAACCAACCTCAACCCACGCTACACCTTTGACAACTTTATCGTTGGCTCAAGTAATGATCTGGCGCACGCCGCCTGTCAAGCAATCGCTGCTAATCCTGGCACCAAATACAATCCGCTCTATTTGTATGGCGGTTCGGGGCTTGGTAAAACCCATTTGATGCAGGCCGTTGGTAACGAGATTATTAAGCGCCAACCCTCCGCCCGCGTGTTATATACTACCACCGAGACCTTTGTGAGTGAATTCCTCGACTCAATTCGCTTCAAGAAAAAAGGATTTTCCGACAAGTATCGTAACGTCGATGTCCTGATCGTTGACGATATGCAGTTTATCGCCAATAAGGAAAAAACTCAGGACGAGTTCTTTCACACTTTTAACGACCTACACCAAAACGACAAGCAGATCATCATCAGCTCTGACAAGCCGCCAAAAAGCATCCCTACCCTGACCGACCGCCTGCGCAGTCGCTTTGAGTGGGGCATGACGATTGACGTGCAGATGCCTGATTATGAAACTCGCTGCGCTATCGTTACCGCCAAGGCTGGCCTGAGCAATATTGAATTATCCGCCGACGTTATCGAATATCTCGCCACCAATTTCAAGACCAATATCCGCGAACTTGAGGGGGCGCTCAATCAGCTCCTCGCCTACGCCGAAATGCAAAACATCACGCCCGACGCCGAAACCGCCGAGGGGCTGCTCGGTAATATCAAGCGCTCTCGCCCGCAACATATCACCGCCAAGCAAATTATCGACAAAACTGCTCGCCACTTTGGTGTCGAGGTAAAAGATGTGTGTTCGCCAAAGCGCGATAAATACATCATGCAGCCACGCCAAATTGCCATGTACCTGCTGCGCAGCGAGCTCAAGATGAGCTTTCCAAAAATCGCCCAGGAGCTTGGCCGCAAAGACCACACCACCGCCATTCATTCGGTTGACAAAATTAGCAAGGAGATGCTCATCAGCGTCAATGTTCGTGAACAAATTAACGACATCCGGGACAAGCTCTATGTGTAA
- the dnaN gene encoding DNA polymerase III subunit beta yields the protein MKLTVTQENLAKALASVGRIAASRNELAILNNILLRTDGSRLVVAATNLEVASTQYVGAKVEKPGSITIPARLVSEFVASLPSGTVELEVKDEHLHLTADRFSSVINGVVADEFPELPTVDEKTAVRLDMSADELKKAVSQTIIATSSDATRAVLTGVYWHTYNSELYLAATDGYRLAEKRLMKFDGEITAIVPASTLQEVLRSLDTETSDVSLFFDETQVGFRTDHLEIVSRLIDGKFPDYRQLIPKLAETEVVIKKADFLRITKVASLFARESGGGITLKASHEQALLSIHSIASELGENTSEASAEVSSDGEITLNSRYLIESLGATDGETVTFSFNGKLSPCVIREQTPTPDCMHIVMPLKR from the coding sequence ATGAAGCTCACCGTCACCCAAGAAAACCTCGCCAAAGCCCTCGCTAGCGTTGGGCGCATCGCCGCTAGTCGTAACGAACTAGCGATACTGAACAATATTTTACTACGAACAGATGGCTCTCGGCTGGTCGTAGCGGCAACGAATCTGGAGGTCGCCTCCACTCAGTATGTTGGCGCTAAGGTCGAGAAGCCCGGCTCGATAACTATCCCAGCCCGACTGGTGAGCGAATTCGTCGCCAGCCTACCGAGTGGTACGGTCGAATTGGAGGTCAAGGACGAGCACCTACACCTGACCGCAGACAGGTTTTCGTCAGTTATCAATGGCGTCGTGGCGGATGAGTTTCCAGAGCTACCGACAGTGGACGAGAAGACGGCAGTGCGACTGGATATGAGTGCGGATGAGCTAAAAAAGGCAGTTTCGCAAACCATTATCGCGACGTCTAGTGATGCCACGCGGGCAGTGTTGACTGGTGTGTATTGGCATACCTACAACAGTGAGTTGTATCTAGCGGCCACGGACGGTTATCGGTTGGCGGAGAAGCGGCTGATGAAGTTTGATGGCGAAATTACAGCTATCGTGCCAGCATCAACACTCCAGGAAGTGCTGCGGAGCCTCGATACCGAAACAAGTGACGTAAGTTTGTTTTTTGATGAAACGCAGGTCGGGTTTCGGACGGATCATTTAGAGATCGTGAGTCGGCTGATCGACGGTAAGTTTCCCGACTATCGTCAACTGATTCCTAAACTCGCCGAGACCGAGGTGGTAATTAAAAAAGCCGATTTCCTGCGCATCACCAAGGTTGCCAGCCTCTTTGCGCGCGAGTCCGGTGGTGGTATCACCCTCAAGGCTAGTCACGAGCAGGCGCTATTATCAATCCATTCAATCGCTTCGGAGCTTGGCGAGAATACCTCTGAGGCCAGCGCCGAGGTGTCGAGCGACGGCGAAATTACGCTTAATTCTCGCTATCTGATCGAGTCACTTGGCGCTACTGATGGCGAGACTGTTACCTTCTCGTTTAACGGCAAACTGTCGCCATGTGTCATCCGCGAGCAGACCCCTACGCCAGATTGTATGCATATTGTTATGCCGTTGAAGCGCTAG
- a CDS encoding CHAP domain-containing protein, translated as MERKLAFQRVAVIISIISLLFGSSPVFAELNTDQLRATFEDNNILFSNNSEDTNCSPNAAQSASGAAGELVGEDNLKKAFNYFISKGAPKFVAAAIVGNLYQESKGNPILRQNKGSEPNPLKAGGKYHPWNPSKPAGMGDAWGIAQWDPGVAVLYWQQQAGVQGDVTSLEVQLAIVWWQLQNLAPTSRKNVLAEMVASGNAAAAAVIMVKKFFGAGIPQTIVRVAYTMKAMSWEPDPSSAAAAASGAATNCSDGSGGGGGTISEGGLNEEQAKKFMMNYGENKNNESRKAMGDYLWNTCNGGGSNCVSFSVFFLEKFTSTKNLGTTGNGEHVVKHLRNARKLPTGKTPKVGAVFSWSGGRYGHTGVVLGIQGDNVIVGHASCGNSGKGRGDGTQRGGGSGFILTGKVNDPKTWLGHLPDEFAYPEVDMSAVASYVGANTSRGGGNVAL; from the coding sequence ATGGAACGAAAATTAGCCTTTCAAAGAGTCGCTGTTATTATATCAATCATTTCGCTTCTTTTTGGGAGTTCACCAGTATTTGCCGAGTTAAATACCGATCAGCTGCGGGCAACATTTGAAGACAACAACATTCTTTTTAGCAATAATTCTGAGGATACAAACTGTTCACCAAATGCCGCACAGTCAGCGAGTGGGGCGGCAGGCGAGCTAGTCGGCGAAGATAATCTAAAGAAAGCATTTAATTACTTTATATCCAAAGGTGCGCCAAAGTTTGTTGCAGCAGCAATCGTTGGTAATTTATATCAGGAGTCAAAAGGTAACCCAATTCTTCGTCAAAATAAAGGCTCCGAGCCAAATCCGCTCAAGGCCGGCGGTAAGTATCACCCGTGGAACCCGAGTAAACCGGCTGGTATGGGCGATGCCTGGGGAATCGCCCAATGGGACCCTGGCGTAGCCGTCCTCTACTGGCAACAGCAGGCTGGCGTCCAGGGTGATGTTACCAGTCTCGAGGTGCAACTAGCTATCGTCTGGTGGCAACTCCAGAACCTTGCACCAACTTCACGTAAAAACGTGTTAGCTGAGATGGTAGCATCAGGCAACGCCGCAGCTGCTGCTGTTATTATGGTAAAGAAATTTTTTGGTGCTGGCATTCCACAGACTATAGTTCGCGTAGCTTATACCATGAAAGCTATGAGTTGGGAACCAGATCCGTCTAGCGCGGCCGCTGCCGCTTCTGGTGCTGCCACTAACTGTAGTGACGGTAGTGGAGGTGGAGGCGGCACCATCTCCGAAGGCGGTCTCAACGAAGAGCAAGCGAAGAAATTCATGATGAATTACGGCGAAAATAAAAATAATGAAAGCCGCAAAGCTATGGGTGACTACTTGTGGAATACTTGTAATGGTGGGGGATCAAACTGTGTGTCGTTCTCTGTATTCTTCCTTGAAAAATTTACTTCAACAAAAAACCTCGGCACCACAGGTAATGGCGAACACGTTGTTAAGCACTTAAGAAATGCTCGAAAGCTACCGACCGGTAAAACACCAAAAGTCGGCGCTGTGTTTAGTTGGTCTGGTGGACGCTATGGTCACACCGGAGTTGTCCTCGGCATTCAGGGCGATAATGTCATCGTTGGCCACGCAAGTTGTGGTAATTCAGGTAAGGGCCGCGGTGATGGCACGCAACGAGGTGGCGGATCTGGATTTATCCTTACGGGTAAGGTTAATGATCCAAAAACTTGGCTCGGACATCTTCCGGATGAGTTTGCCTACCCAGAAGTTGATATGTCAGCAGTGGCGAGCTATGTTGGAGCAAATACAAGTAGAGGTGGCGGTAATGTTGCACTATAA